The Panicum hallii strain FIL2 chromosome 9, PHallii_v3.1, whole genome shotgun sequence genome has a window encoding:
- the LOC112875735 gene encoding S-norcoclaurine synthase 1-like has product MVHADAGRSLLPVPNVQALAQTYNGGSSDEQIPERYIRVEEAAEEVIGGRDISSAIPIIDLNKLLDPLSSKEERAKLGSACNQWGFFQLINHGISDEVIHNFRNDMAEFFKQPLEAKKMYSQIPGNLEGYGQHFVVSENQKLDWADMFFLILRPTDSRDTRFWPSHPPSFRNSIDRYSSETAKLASCLLKFLAMDMGAEPESLLEIFRGQPQNTRMTYYPPCRQADKVVGLSPHTDATSLTLLLQANGVQGLQIRKDGKWVAVNSLDGAFIVNVGDILEILSNGRYKSVEHRAVVHPTKERMSAAVFHQPCQDYATVGPLPELVKKDGEALYGSISYVDFIKGYFAAKLDGRSYLESLKS; this is encoded by the exons ATGGTGCACGCGGATGCTGGAAGGTCTCTACTACCAGTGCCGAATGTGCAGGCACTTGCACAAACTTACAACGGAGGATCATCAGACGAGCAGATCCCAGAAAGGTACATCAGGGTGGAAGAGGCTGCAGAGGAGGTGATCGGTGGTCGTGACATCTCCTCTGCAATCCCAATCATCGATCTCAACAAGTTGCTTGATCCGCTGTCATCAAAAGAGGAGCGTGCAAAGCTTGGATCAGCGTGTAACCAGTGGGGCTTCTTTCAG CTCATCAACCATGGTATATCAGATGAAGTGATCCACAACTTCAGGAACGACATGGCTGAGTTCTTCAAGCAGCCACTGGAAGCCAAAAAGATGTATTCACAGATACCAGGCAATCTTGAAGGGTATGGCCAGCACTTTGTTGTTTCCGAGAACCAGAAACTGGACTGGGCAGACATGTTCTTCCTCATTCTCCGTCCAACCGATTCAAGGGACACTAGGTTCTGGCCTAGTCACCCTCCGTCCTTTAG GAACTCCATAGATAGGTACTCTTCTGAGACGGCAAAGCTAGCATCTTGCTTGCTGAAGTTCCTGGCCATGGACATGGGCGCCGAGCCAGAGTCTCTCCTGGAGATATTCAGAGGCCAGCCTCAAAACACGCGGATGACCTACTACCCTCCATGCAGGCAGGCCGACAAGGTGGTGGGCTTGTCCCCGCACACTGATGCAACCAGCCTGACGCTACTGCTCCAGGCGAATGGCGTCCAGGGGCTGCAGATCCGAAAGGATGGCAAGTGGGTCGCTGTAAACTCCCTTGATGGCGCCTTCATCGTCAACGTTGGCGACATACTTGAG ATTCTGAGTAATGGAAGGTATAAAAGCGTTGAGCACAGGGCCGTGGTGCACCCAACCAAGGAGCGCATGTCGGCGGCAGTGTTCCACCAGCCATGCCAGGATTATGCCACCGTCGGCCCTCTGCCGGAGCTTGTGAAGAAGGACGGCGAGGCTCTGTATGGCTCAATCAGTTATGTGGATTTCATCAAGGGCTACTTCGCCGCAAAACTTGATGGAAGGAGCTACCTCGAGAGCTTGAAGAGTTAA